From Corvus moneduloides isolate bCorMon1 unplaced genomic scaffold, bCorMon1.pri scaffold_9_arrow_ctg1, whole genome shotgun sequence, a single genomic window includes:
- the LOC116439106 gene encoding inositol 1,4,5-trisphosphate receptor-interacting protein-like 1, which yields MGHWLFWLLLLQSLIPYPQPAGDALDEARRLSMEVHAMHQEVERTLLEREVEQLMLRQSGGAWGDLPWSALQHWQVWEFAGLLLLLLALEFIWRERSLRREEREEENDGANEEEVRNAAANQEEDVGNEEEEEEANAANREEVNNDDGNVQEVGNVAANEEDDVGNEVVREAANAENNNDAANGVQEEEHEGEDNLGRIAMERIQWPVQDLQEGCEWTTDLMDNFAIYFGHVLCNSFYPVLQRAIGVGSAFEGWSPREQDVVYRVLVAMNPPRGHSFQLELDTAGQRRGRNFRVRVQLECTCSREQQGENMLCFLHQPQEELRSNQDASLLHTLCTGSYLDVQKTARWFYQLVRAIWPALPQSHNWHLVLLPSRRSCRFQVSNGAASFRIEVLFGVRQGDSDIFVSSQPREACTPSTTWPESYAVAEMKFFKCIARRAPPDSLHLKCLQFFSCLQLGSGFSTYTIKTIVMHLLSIIPVSRWRRRDFVRRLVDISEGLRFCVQVRCLNHFIVGNRSLPGEIRVPPEVQMAETCNLFHHLVMDPVAHSQAMSEYVDRRKRFTRTLNDEH from the coding sequence ATGGGTCACTGGCTATTCTGGCTCTTGCTCTTGCAAAGCCTTATCCCGTATCCGCAGCCCGCGGGAGATGCTTTGGATGAGGCCAGGCGTCTGAGCATGGAGGTGCATGCGATGCACCAGGAAGTGGAGAGGACTCTTCTGGAGCGGGAGGTGGAGCAGCTTATGCTGAGGCAGAGTGGAGGGGCCTGGGGAGACCTGCCGTGGTCTGCCTTGCAGCACTGGCAGGTCTGGGAATTTGCtgggctcctgctccttctcttgGCCCTAGAGTTTATCTGGAGGGAAAGGAGCCTGAGGAGAGAGGAGCGTGAAGAAGAAAACGATGGTGCCAATGAAGAGGAAGTCAGAAATGCGGCTGCAAACCAAGAAGAAGATGTTggaaatgaagaagaagaagaagaagccaatGCTGCCAACCGGGAGGAAGTCAACAATGATGATGGCAATGTACAGGAAGTCGGCAATGTTGCTGCAAATGAAGAAGACGATGTTGGAAATGAAGTTGTCCGTGAGGctgcaaatgcagaaaacaaCAATGATGCTGCCAATGGAGTCCAAGAAGAAGAGCACGAGGGTGAAGATAACCTAGGAAGGATTGCAATGGAGCGCATCCAGTGGCCTGTACAGGACCTGCAGGAAGGCTGTGAGTGGACAACTGACCTGATGGACAATTTTGCCATTTACTTTGGCCACGTCTTGTGCAACAGTTTCTACCCGGTGCTGCAACGAGCCATCGGGGTGGGCAGTGCCTTCGAAGGTTGGAGTCCCCGTGAGCAGGATGTTGTGTACCGTGTGCTGGTAGCCATGAATCCTCCCCGAGGCCACTccttccagctggagctggacacTGCGGGGCAGAGGCGCGGGAGGAACTTCCGCGTCCGCGTGCAGCTGGAGtgcacctgcagcagggagcagcagggtgaGAACATGCTGTGCTTCCTGCACCAgccccaggaggagctgaggagcAACCAGGATGCCAGCCTCCTACACACGCTGTGCACCGGCTCCTACCTCGACGTGCAGAAAACTGCCCGCTGGTTCTACCAACTGGTGAGAGCAATCTGGCCGGCTTTGCCTCAGTCCCACAATTGGCATTTAGTGCTGCTGCCCTCCAGACGCTCCTGCCGATTCCAGGTGAGCAACGGCGCAGCAAGCTTCCGCATTGAGGTGCTGTTTGGGGTGCGGCAAGGCGACTCAGACATCTTTGTGAGCAGCCAGCCTAGGGAGGCCTGCACGCCAAGCACAACATGGCCGGAGAGCTACGCCGTGGCAGAGATGAAGTTCTTCAAGTGCATCGCCAGGCGGGCCCCCCCTGACAGCTTGCACCTCAAATGCCTGCAGTTCTTCAGCTGTCTGCAGCTGGGCTCAGGCTTTTCCACCTACACCATCAAGACCATTGTCATGCACCTCCTGTCCATCATCCCCGTGTCACGGTGGCGCAGGAGAGATTTTGTCAGGCGACTGGTGGATATCAGCGAGGGCCTGCGCTTCTGCGTGCAAGTGAGATGCCTCAACCACTTCATCGTGGGCAACCGGAGCCTTCCTGGGGAGATCAGGGTTCCCCCAGAGGTGCAAATGGCCGAGACGTGCAATCTCTTCCACCACCTGGTGATGGATCCCGTTGCCCACTCCCAGGCGATGAGTGAGTACGTGGATCGGCGAAAGCGGTTCACACGAACCCTGAACGATGAGCACTGA